A window from Trichomycterus rosablanca isolate fTriRos1 chromosome 21, fTriRos1.hap1, whole genome shotgun sequence encodes these proteins:
- the gal3st1a gene encoding galactosylceramide sulfotransferase, which translates to MMVRKQGKQWRSVCKGLVLGSLLTSCMILLYCLSAPEVQFNLPEVPVPYSCARRPFPGVSIPASSITHQGSEQERRCTPKVDVMFMKTHKTASSTILNILFRFGEKHRLKFAFPNSRNDFFYPSSFHHSQVRDYGPGMCFNIMCNHMRFNEAEVAKVLPADTSYITILRDPAELFESSFHYFGRLVPFTWKISGDDKLGEFLKDPELYYDPEGFNAFYLKNLLFFDFGQDNNLALDDPRVEEGIRAISKRFHLVMLVEHFEESLILLKDALCWDMDDLLFFKLNARKGSTVSKLTPELRAKALQWNGIDWKLYQHFNKTFWKKVEAYGQDRMARDVAELRRRNVEMANICIEGGHAVDAGSIYETAMQPWQPIGEKSIMGYNLKKNVDKGHRNLCRKMLTPELQYLTNLGVNLWITKLWGQVRDILNW; encoded by the exons ATGATGGTCAGGAAGCAGGGGAAGCAGTGGAGGTCAGTGTGTAAGGGTTTAGTTCTGGGTTCTCTCCTCACCAGCTGCATGATTCTGCTCTACTGcctctctgctccagaggtGCAGTTCAACCTGCCTGA AGTTCCAGTGCCTTACTCATGTGCCCGTCGCCCATTTCCTGGTGTCTCCATACCTGCCTCAAGCATTACCCATCAAGGCTCAGAACAGGAGCGTCGCTGTACCCCGAAGGTGGACGTCATGTTCatgaaaacccacaaaacagCTAGCAGTACCATCCTGAACATCCTGTTCCGCTTCGGAGAGAAGCATCGCCTAAAATTTGCCTTTCCTAACAGTCGAAATGACTTCTTCTACCCTTCATCCTTTCATCATTCGCAGGTCAGGGACTACGGGCCTGGAATGTGCTTCAACATCATGTGCAATCACATGCGCTTCAATGAAGCTGAGGTGGCGAAAGTGCTTCCTGCTGACACTTCTTATATCACCATCCTGAGGGACCCAGCAGAACTCTTTGAATCCTCCTTCCATTATTTCGGCCGCTTGGTTCCCTTTACCTGGAAGATCTCTGGAGACGATAAGCTCGGGGAGTTCCTTAAAGATCCTGAGCTTTATTATGATCCGGAGGGGTTCAACGCATTCTACCTCAAGAACCTGCTCTTCTTTGACTTTGGGCAGGATAATAATTTAGCACTGGATGACCCAAGAGTTGAAGAGGGCATCCGGGCAATTTCGAAACGCTTCCACTTGGTCATGCTGGTGGAGCACTTTGAGGAATCACTTATCTTGCTCAAGGATGCACTTTGTTGGGACATGGATGACCTGCTGTTCTTTAAACTCAATGCTCGAAAGGGGTCTACGGTCTCCAAACTGACCCCCGAGCTCAGAGCCAAGGCTTTGCAGTGGAATGGTATCGACTGGAAGCTCTACCAGCATTTCAATAAAACGTTTTGGAAGAAGGTGGAGGCGTACGGCCAAGACCGCATGGCCAGAGATGTGGCAGAGCTGCGGCGAAGGAATGTAGAAATGGCCAACATCTGCATTGAAGGTGGCCATGCGGTTGATGCCGGGAGCATTTACGAGACTGCCATGCAGCCCTGGCAACCTATAGGTGAGAAATCTATTATGGGGTACAATCTGaaaaagaatgtggacaaaGGACATCGAAATCTGTGTAGAAAAATGCTGACACCAGAGCTGCAGTACCTAACAAACTTAGGGGTCAACCTGTGGATCACCAAACTGTGGGGCCAAGTGAG